The genomic window tttttaagtctctattttaatactatttgatgttatttgtttttcaagtaaagaagtttattttataatttcacgtGAACAGCTTATATGTATGGGGAAATAGAGTATTTGTTACGAGCCTACAAAAATGTATTgcagatttttttctaaaatgatttatactCTCTATTGCTTTAAactgcaatatttatttcacttgaattgttatgtaacattataattattatgtaaaaattctattgtattgtttttcaaTTCCAATTGTATAACTTTATGCCATGTGataattttatgcaaatttgatttaaattagacGAATGGTTCAATATAATTTTCCGTTTCAGAACTACATTCAAATTTAAGATTGTTAaacaacattttctttattgaaaTGTAAGGCTTTGTAAATTCAAGTACCCATACTAAACTAAAACCCAAGATTTGTagttataattgattttatgaatATCCATTAAATATTCTTCAGCAGTTAGCACAGAATTAGTAAGTTGTGAGCTGTGATATAGcacattgtaaatattagttactttgatatttttattacatagagcTCTTTTCAAGGTTTGAAATACATTTTGTCATGAAGGCTTTCCTTATCGATCTAgctgtaagtttttttaatcagCAAATcaggatataaaaatattatgtagatttaATGTTGATTCTTGTTAACTTAGGAACTGGTAAGTAGACTTCTGATTGTATATTTGTTACTGGAAAGATTTTGGACGTATGTCAGACTGAGTATAAGAtactattaaatttgtttattgattaaatgattaaaaaataccatTGTTTCTGTTTAACCACCCTTATTTATTCTGAATTGGACAATTACAATAACCGTTAAATGACCTGGTGCTGAGAGGGCCAAATTACATTTTtgagtaaaatgtttaaatattattgaggcAATTCaccaaattgttaaaaaaaatattaagaattttgcTAAAATGCCATAAGTTTAACTTATGAaggcttattttatataaaggttaTCAATATTAACCCTTTTAGAACCAGACCAcagcaataattaaatagaataataaattaccaTAACACAAAGTcaacacatatttttatttattcaatagtatTATCATGATAAAATTGGTTTAAGTAATGATCTAATTGacacatttgaaattaaaacccATACATGAGTTGAGATTGCATTTGGGATATCGCTGGGATATCTAAGCATTGTAGTGAGAGGAAAAAGATCCCCATCCAAGGTCACAATTGGTTCACGTCTAAACCAAATTACTGATACAATTATAACTAGTGCTATCACCACTTGGAGAATGATGTTGATTGATCCCTTTATAGCCAAACTCTTGCTTAATCGCGATTGTGAGTTCTCTTTTAATTCGACatcgagtttatttatttttcgctGCAGTTTCGAGTACGCAGCAAATTCATCTTTCATTGATAAACTTTGTTGTTCTGCTTTGAGTTTCTTTAAATCGTTTAGAATTACACGTTCCTCGCTAGACGGTCTCGAAAAGCAAGCTGCTATCTgtggaaaaataattattaacaacatatactattattaatcaTTGACTTTAAGAGCAAAATAATTTCTCACCGGTTTCACTAAAATTGGAACTATAGCACTTAAAGTGCATAgaataacgaaatatattagAAGAAATCCGTTTACAATTTCCAACATGGTGAATGAAATATAGCgtctgtttgtttattataaagacAAGACCAAATTTCTTATATAGTACATAATCTTTTTTCCTTTGAAATAATTAGGATATTGGGTTATTTTGTTTCAAGTATTCTATAAAGTTCGTCTTTTCGCTCTGGATGTTATTCTTGTCAGTCACATGTCAGTGTCATATCAATTGTCATTGGTTGATTTCATGTTTTGTTACAATGGCCTATATGCTTCAGTgtttacatttaatgtttaatttaatctaagtgttaacatttaatgtgtcaaaaattaagtattttaaaagttgTCTTTGAAccgaacattttaaaaatgctaCTCTAGGACTGTGCTCTAGCGAAAACTTATCTAGATATATCCTGAAACTCTGTTTggaaagtttcatcaaaatctaaaGGCAGATTTTATGCATCTCTACAACCAGACATTCCAAGGTAACCTTGGTTTTCTTCTACTCGTTTGAGCACCTCAACTATCTGCCGCCTACGCCTTGGACTTGCTAGTACTCCCATACATCTATGTAAAATTAAGGTTATAGATCACTCTTTGTGTAAACGTGGCATATCTATTCTCCTGCCCCAAACTCCTTCATCTTATATACGGCGTTCAccctcctaaagttcctcgttctgttaatgttgaatgtttgttaaaacatatttgtgTGTTTTGGTgactaatttgtaattttttatgtaaatatattgaacgtAATAAGGTGTAgctgtaaataattttgttgttgttgttgtgttaTTTCATATCAATAGGCTATTacacaatgcgaaaaataaaatgtcaattattgtaagCAGTATATACTATGAGTTTATAAATGGTTATTTAGTAATGaatgttgataataataattaatttattcaaaaatccataaataataatgcatttttttacacGTTTGTCACGTGTTTGTGTGtgttggtcgggtttatgatgacgtcacttgcttattaacctcgtttgtttactgtatgtggattatatgtgccacagattacaatacaggcaagtgacgtcaccgaccctattacagcgccatattgtcaaagtaaagTATTcacgcgctatttaaatatgaaatttttaattggatattttatagcaaatatgttctagaattaataataaaataacttttattgggttccttaacctctattaaataatataaaatgccttttaaaaaccagtcaaatagcctattatttcttattgtgTTGGTTTAGGTTATAAATTTACAACCAGTCTACTACTGTCAtaccttcaaaattaaattaagcttgTAATCTtgaccgtaccgatcaatcgttatcgtgtcttctccatcgcacgtgtcATTGGCCAAATAATCTGTGactttttggcacaaataatagccacaaaaaatatttttttattatacttaatttgttaCAACTTGTTGGCATAGatgatttttaacaattttttttggcAATTTCAACTGTTTGTTAACATGAACTCGACGATTAACTCTTCTTAATCGTTCgatcaaataatttatgttacgaAAGCCTTTAATTAGGTTTTAAAACTTATGTAGTATTACTACACACATTGA from Vanessa tameamea isolate UH-Manoa-2023 chromosome 17, ilVanTame1 primary haplotype, whole genome shotgun sequence includes these protein-coding regions:
- the LOC113400525 gene encoding guided entry of tail-anchored proteins factor 1-like — translated: MLEIVNGFLLIYFVILCTLSAIVPILVKPIAACFSRPSSEERVILNDLKKLKAEQQSLSMKDEFAAYSKLQRKINKLDVELKENSQSRLSKSLAIKGSINIILQVVIALVIIVSVIWFRREPIVTLDGDLFPLTTMLRYPSDIPNAISTHVWVLISNVSIRSLLKPILS